One Roseomonas sp. OT10 DNA window includes the following coding sequences:
- a CDS encoding GntR family transcriptional regulator: MSDRSFQAAAPTGLRPDSRPLYAQVETILTNRIAEGEWPPGHALPAEPELAAELGVSHGTVRKALDALERRHLIERRQGKGTFVARQTSERARHHFFPVRALEPGLPPPISRALSLETGEADTAEAKALHLAEGAPVHRLRRLRLQGGRPFMLEENVLPATLFEDFSVPMEREMPDELYVHYQKRHGVTVVRTEEALSARAATAAVAAELGLEEGAPVLVAERHTWDAAGRVVEHRLSWLNTARHRYVLVLD; encoded by the coding sequence GTGAGCGACCGCTCATTCCAAGCCGCCGCGCCGACTGGCCTCCGGCCCGATTCGCGCCCGCTCTATGCCCAGGTCGAGACCATCCTGACCAACCGGATCGCGGAAGGCGAGTGGCCGCCCGGCCATGCCTTGCCCGCCGAGCCCGAACTGGCCGCCGAGCTGGGCGTCAGCCACGGCACGGTGCGCAAGGCCCTGGACGCGCTGGAGCGGCGCCACCTGATCGAGCGGCGCCAGGGCAAGGGCACCTTCGTCGCCCGTCAGACCAGCGAGCGCGCCCGGCACCACTTCTTCCCGGTCCGGGCCCTGGAGCCCGGGCTGCCGCCCCCCATCTCCCGCGCCCTGTCGCTGGAGACGGGTGAGGCCGACACCGCCGAGGCGAAGGCGCTCCATCTGGCGGAAGGTGCGCCCGTCCACCGGCTACGCCGACTGCGCTTGCAAGGCGGCCGCCCCTTCATGCTGGAGGAGAACGTCCTTCCGGCCACCCTGTTCGAGGACTTCTCGGTCCCGATGGAGCGGGAGATGCCGGACGAGCTCTACGTCCACTACCAGAAGCGCCACGGCGTCACGGTGGTGCGGACAGAGGAGGCGCTCAGCGCCCGCGCCGCCACCGCCGCGGTCGCGGCAGAGTTGGGTCTGGAAGAAGGCGCGCCGGTGCTGGTGGCGGAGCGCCACACCTGGGACGCCGCCGGCCGCGTGGTCGAACACCGCCTGTCCTGGCTGAACACGGCACGGCATCGCTACGTGCTGGTCCTGGACTGA
- a CDS encoding M16 family metallopeptidase, translating into MTAASFSVPIREVAGHGVTAWLAEDHSVPVVSLSWGWDGGAALDPEGQEGAAAMAAALLTEGAGDLDAAAFQDALRDAAIGLNFGADRDGFEGGFRALTDALPEAVRLARLAMTAPRFDEDAVARTRARAIASARQSLEGPRGQASRAFWAKAFPESSYGRPPNGTAESLAALPVEAMRAAAARHLRRGGLLVAAAGAINEADLATLLGTLFGELPEAPPPPLPALPPFALQGVQVVEVDAPQSQMLFGQPGIPVRDPDWEAAQVMLRVLGGGGFSSRLMQSVRVERGLSYGIYAGFESIAGQGLLVGSVATENARVAETLSVLRQEWARMAETGPTQQELEDAVAYLTGSLPLQFTDSRRTASILLGLRRNGRPLDWLARRSERLSALTREAVAKASARVLKPDALGVVAAGRPVGI; encoded by the coding sequence GTGACCGCCGCCTCCTTCTCCGTCCCGATCCGCGAGGTCGCCGGCCATGGCGTGACCGCCTGGCTGGCCGAGGATCACTCCGTGCCCGTCGTCTCCCTCTCCTGGGGCTGGGACGGCGGCGCTGCCCTCGACCCCGAGGGGCAGGAGGGCGCCGCGGCCATGGCCGCCGCCCTGCTGACCGAGGGCGCGGGCGACCTGGATGCGGCCGCCTTCCAGGACGCGCTGCGCGATGCCGCCATCGGGTTGAACTTCGGCGCCGACCGCGACGGCTTCGAGGGCGGCTTCCGGGCGCTCACCGATGCGCTGCCGGAGGCGGTGCGCCTGGCCCGCCTGGCCATGACGGCCCCACGCTTCGACGAGGACGCCGTGGCCCGCACCCGGGCCCGCGCCATCGCCAGCGCCCGGCAGTCCCTGGAAGGCCCGCGCGGCCAGGCCAGCCGCGCCTTCTGGGCGAAGGCCTTCCCGGAAAGCTCCTATGGCCGCCCGCCCAACGGCACGGCCGAAAGCCTCGCCGCGCTGCCGGTGGAGGCGATGCGCGCCGCCGCCGCCCGCCACCTGCGCCGCGGCGGGCTGCTGGTCGCCGCTGCCGGGGCGATCAACGAGGCCGACCTCGCCACCCTGCTCGGCACGCTGTTCGGCGAGCTGCCGGAGGCGCCGCCGCCGCCGCTGCCCGCCCTGCCGCCCTTCGCCCTGCAGGGTGTGCAGGTGGTGGAGGTGGATGCGCCGCAGTCCCAGATGCTCTTCGGCCAGCCCGGCATCCCCGTGCGCGACCCGGACTGGGAGGCGGCCCAGGTGATGCTGCGCGTCCTGGGCGGGGGCGGCTTCTCCTCCCGCCTGATGCAGTCGGTGCGGGTGGAGCGCGGCCTGTCCTACGGCATCTATGCGGGCTTCGAATCGATCGCCGGGCAGGGGCTGCTGGTCGGATCGGTCGCGACGGAGAATGCCCGCGTCGCGGAGACGCTGTCGGTCCTGCGCCAGGAATGGGCCCGCATGGCCGAGACCGGGCCCACGCAGCAGGAGCTGGAGGATGCGGTCGCCTACCTGACCGGCAGCTTGCCGCTCCAGTTCACCGACAGCCGCCGCACCGCCTCGATCCTGCTCGGCCTGCGCCGCAACGGACGACCACTGGACTGGCTGGCCCGACGCAGCGAGCGCCTCTCCGCCCTGACCCGCGAGGCGGTGGCGAAGGCGTCCGCCCGGGTGCTGAAGCCGGATGCCCTGGGCGTGGTCGCAGCCGGGCGGCCGGTGGGGATCTGA
- a CDS encoding M16 family metallopeptidase: MSLTRRAALAAAASLPLLPPAARAQLPAGLPAGERRLFDAGLWRLPNGLRVVHVENHRAPVVAHYLYYAAGSGEDPSGKSGTAHFLEHMMFKGSRRVASGEFNLRVAREGGQDNAYTSRDVTAYHQTVEASRLPLMAMMEADRLEGALLPEAEVEPERSVILEERRQRTDANPRARFREAYDAAMWGAQHWRGRPIIGWQDEIRAISRQDLFDFHSRWYAPGNAVLVVCGAVGEAELRRVVEAEYGGIPAREAATRHRAPPPEAPLEARLVRNDPQVQEAQYLRSWIAPTLTWGASEHADPLEVLLHLLGGGPGSRLHKALVETGLAVQAGGYYDSDDLGVGNVVLYGTPRRDVAPAKLEAAMEAEVARLLDGGVTEAEVARSRRQVTAGALLALDGLGTAPRLFGHALSIGLGPEVVEYWPARIRAVTREQVEAAARTVFTHPSTTGWLLPEGVSAS, encoded by the coding sequence ATGTCCCTGACCCGACGGGCGGCCCTGGCGGCCGCCGCCAGCCTTCCTCTCCTCCCGCCCGCGGCCCGTGCCCAGCTCCCGGCGGGCCTGCCGGCGGGCGAGCGCCGGCTCTTCGATGCCGGGCTCTGGCGCCTGCCCAACGGGCTGCGTGTCGTCCATGTGGAGAACCACCGCGCCCCCGTGGTGGCGCACTACCTCTATTACGCCGCCGGCTCCGGCGAGGACCCGTCTGGGAAGTCCGGCACCGCGCACTTCCTGGAGCACATGATGTTCAAGGGCAGCCGGCGCGTGGCCTCCGGCGAGTTCAACCTGCGCGTGGCGCGGGAGGGTGGGCAGGACAACGCCTACACCTCCCGCGACGTGACCGCCTATCACCAGACGGTCGAGGCCTCCCGCCTGCCGCTGATGGCGATGATGGAGGCGGACCGGCTGGAGGGCGCGCTGCTGCCCGAGGCGGAGGTCGAGCCCGAGCGCAGCGTCATCCTGGAGGAGCGCCGCCAGCGCACCGACGCCAATCCCCGCGCCCGCTTCCGCGAGGCCTACGACGCCGCCATGTGGGGCGCCCAGCACTGGCGTGGCCGCCCCATCATCGGCTGGCAGGACGAAATCCGCGCCATCTCCCGCCAGGATCTCTTCGACTTCCACAGCCGCTGGTACGCCCCGGGCAATGCCGTGCTGGTGGTCTGCGGTGCCGTCGGCGAGGCCGAGCTGCGCCGGGTGGTCGAGGCGGAGTACGGCGGCATACCGGCCCGCGAGGCCGCCACCCGCCACCGTGCCCCGCCGCCCGAGGCCCCGCTGGAGGCCCGCCTGGTCCGCAACGACCCCCAGGTGCAGGAGGCGCAGTATCTGCGGAGCTGGATCGCCCCGACCCTGACCTGGGGCGCGAGCGAGCATGCCGATCCGCTGGAGGTGCTGCTGCACCTCCTCGGCGGCGGCCCGGGCTCCCGCCTGCACAAGGCGCTGGTGGAGACCGGCCTCGCCGTGCAGGCCGGCGGCTATTACGATTCCGACGATCTCGGCGTCGGCAACGTCGTGCTCTACGGCACGCCCCGCCGCGACGTGGCGCCGGCGAAGCTGGAGGCGGCGATGGAGGCGGAGGTCGCCCGCCTCCTCGATGGCGGCGTGACCGAGGCGGAGGTGGCGCGCTCCCGCCGCCAGGTGACCGCCGGCGCGCTGCTGGCGCTGGACGGGCTGGGTACCGCGCCCAGGTTGTTCGGCCATGCGCTGTCCATCGGCCTCGGCCCCGAGGTGGTGGAGTACTGGCCCGCCCGCATCCGCGCCGTGACGCGGGAGCAGGTGGAGGCGGCGGCGCGGACGGTCTTCACCCACCCATCCACCACCGGATGGCTGCTGCCCGAGGGAGTCAGCGCGTCGTGA
- a CDS encoding Bug family tripartite tricarboxylate transporter substrate binding protein, translating to MLRRRQALGAVAGLGGLALVGAQAQVAQAQGIQPDGPVTFVVPFTPGTTQDLLARLLAPFLQARLGQPVVVDNRAGASGVIGSGAVARAAPDGRMLMIQGVPFVMSPPLMKSLPYDPGSSFTPILRLAEGHVLLVVQPDVPARSVAELVALARARPGALDYASPGNGTAQHMTMELFKLRAGVDLTHIPYRGTAPAVQDLIGRRVAAMMLPVPVALPLMREGQVRALAIGADRRSTEAPEVPTLDEAGVPDASVTLWYGLFGPPAMTPELTARFAAAANAWLREPATQEMLRAQALFPVGGEAETFRRFVGTELQRWATVVRDAGISPD from the coding sequence ATGCTGCGACGCAGACAGGCCCTGGGTGCGGTCGCCGGCCTTGGCGGCCTCGCGCTGGTTGGGGCGCAGGCCCAGGTGGCGCAGGCCCAGGGGATTCAGCCCGACGGGCCGGTTACCTTCGTCGTCCCCTTCACCCCGGGGACGACGCAGGACCTGCTCGCGCGGCTGCTGGCGCCCTTCCTCCAGGCACGTCTGGGCCAGCCCGTGGTGGTGGACAACCGCGCCGGCGCCAGCGGCGTGATCGGCTCGGGCGCCGTGGCGCGGGCGGCGCCAGACGGGCGCATGCTGATGATCCAGGGCGTGCCCTTCGTGATGAGCCCGCCGCTGATGAAGTCGCTGCCCTACGACCCCGGCAGCAGCTTCACGCCGATCCTGCGCCTGGCCGAGGGCCACGTCCTGCTGGTGGTGCAGCCGGACGTGCCCGCCCGCAGCGTGGCGGAGCTGGTCGCGCTGGCCCGGGCGCGGCCGGGGGCGCTGGACTATGCCTCGCCCGGGAACGGCACGGCGCAGCACATGACGATGGAGCTGTTCAAGCTGCGGGCCGGGGTCGACCTGACCCACATCCCCTATCGCGGCACCGCCCCGGCGGTGCAGGACCTGATCGGCCGGCGCGTGGCGGCGATGATGCTGCCCGTCCCGGTGGCGCTGCCGCTGATGCGCGAGGGACAGGTGCGGGCGCTGGCGATCGGCGCCGACCGCCGCTCGACCGAGGCGCCCGAGGTCCCGACCCTGGACGAGGCGGGCGTGCCGGATGCGAGCGTGACCCTGTGGTACGGGCTGTTCGGACCGCCCGCCATGACCCCGGAGCTGACCGCCCGCTTCGCCGCCGCCGCCAATGCTTGGCTCCGGGAGCCCGCGACCCAGGAGATGCTTCGGGCGCAGGCACTCTTTCCGGTCGGCGGCGAGGCTGAGACCTTCCGCCGCTTCGTCGGGACGGAACTGCAACGCTGGGCCACCGTGGTGCGGGATGCGGGGATCTCGCCGGACTGA
- a CDS encoding Bug family tripartite tricarboxylate transporter substrate binding protein: MLTRRRAAAVASLGLAAFAPLTLRAQPARQPDGPVALIVGSTPGTGNDILARLMSPFLQARLGQPVVVDNRTGASGMIAAQAVNRAAPDGRTLLVLGDPFVTSPGLTPNLPYDPVAGFSFIVRLASGLVVLAVKPDSPARDLRGFVELARAQPGALSYASPGSGTPHHMIMELFKLTNRLDLLHVPYRGSAQAVQDLIGRRVDAMMLPIHVALPLAKDGQIRILAVGSERRAEEAPEVPTFAEAGFPMQNVTLWYGLFGPPGMPPELIARLNAEVNAWLALPETRERLRSQGMTPDGGTPEAFRAQIVSDIALWGRVIREGNIKAD; this comes from the coding sequence ATGCTGACCCGACGCCGCGCCGCCGCCGTCGCCTCCCTGGGCCTGGCCGCCTTCGCCCCCCTGACCCTGCGCGCGCAGCCGGCGCGCCAGCCGGACGGGCCGGTGGCCCTGATCGTCGGCTCGACCCCCGGCACCGGCAACGACATCCTGGCTCGGCTGATGTCGCCCTTCCTCCAGGCGCGGCTGGGTCAGCCCGTGGTGGTGGACAACCGCACCGGGGCCAGCGGCATGATCGCCGCCCAGGCGGTGAACCGCGCGGCGCCGGACGGGCGCACCCTGCTGGTCCTCGGCGATCCCTTCGTCACCAGCCCGGGGCTGACGCCGAACCTGCCCTACGATCCCGTGGCCGGCTTCAGCTTCATCGTGCGCCTGGCCAGCGGGCTGGTCGTGCTCGCGGTGAAGCCGGACTCCCCGGCGCGCGACCTGCGCGGCTTCGTGGAGCTGGCCCGGGCGCAGCCGGGCGCGCTGAGCTACGCCTCGCCGGGCAGCGGCACGCCGCACCACATGATCATGGAGCTGTTCAAGCTCACCAACCGGCTGGACCTGCTGCACGTCCCCTATCGCGGCTCCGCCCAGGCCGTGCAGGACCTGATCGGGCGGCGGGTGGATGCGATGATGCTGCCGATCCACGTCGCCCTGCCGCTGGCGAAGGACGGGCAGATCCGCATCCTCGCGGTCGGCAGCGAGCGGCGCGCCGAGGAGGCGCCGGAGGTGCCGACCTTCGCCGAGGCGGGCTTCCCCATGCAGAACGTGACGCTGTGGTACGGGCTCTTCGGCCCGCCCGGCATGCCGCCCGAGCTGATCGCGCGGCTGAACGCGGAGGTCAACGCCTGGCTGGCATTGCCGGAAACGCGGGAACGGCTGCGCTCGCAGGGCATGACGCCCGATGGCGGCACGCCGGAGGCGTTCCGGGCACAGATCGTGTCCGACATCGCGCTGTGGGGCCGCGTGATCCGCGAGGGGAACATCAAGGCGGACTGA
- a CDS encoding amidohydrolase family protein — MRYVDAFCHFFPKPLWDRMQTLEGSARNIGSRMRGIPAIYDLEERFRVMDQFRHHDYTQVISLGMPPLEQLGEPAVSVELARLANDGLAELVRRHPDRFAGFVGSLPMNDPDAAVREAERAFRDLGMNGLQIHSNINGVPLDDERFLPIFEVAAKYDRPIALHPSRGNELPDYITESKSKYEIWWTFGWPYETSAAMARLVFGGVMDKLPNLKLLAHHLGAMVPYFEGRVGPGWDQLGKRTTDEDLSHVLAGLKRRPLEYFKDFWADSAVFGSRAATVCGLEFYGADKVLFASDCPFDPERGPGYIRETIKVLESIEMSDADRQKINYRNAEAFFGLTPR; from the coding sequence GTGCGCTACGTCGACGCCTTCTGCCACTTCTTCCCCAAGCCGCTCTGGGACCGCATGCAGACCCTCGAAGGGTCGGCGCGCAACATCGGCTCCCGCATGCGCGGCATCCCCGCGATCTACGACCTGGAGGAGCGGTTCCGGGTCATGGACCAGTTCCGCCACCACGACTACACCCAGGTCATCTCGCTCGGCATGCCGCCGCTGGAGCAGCTGGGCGAGCCGGCGGTCTCCGTGGAGCTGGCGCGCCTGGCCAATGACGGGCTGGCGGAGCTGGTGCGCAGGCACCCCGACCGCTTCGCGGGCTTCGTCGGCTCGCTGCCCATGAACGACCCGGACGCCGCGGTGCGGGAGGCGGAGCGCGCCTTCCGCGACCTGGGCATGAACGGGTTGCAGATCCACAGCAACATCAACGGCGTGCCGCTGGACGACGAACGCTTCCTGCCAATCTTCGAGGTCGCGGCGAAGTACGACCGGCCGATCGCGCTGCACCCGTCGCGCGGCAACGAGCTGCCCGACTACATCACCGAGAGCAAGTCGAAGTACGAGATCTGGTGGACCTTCGGCTGGCCCTACGAGACCAGCGCCGCCATGGCCCGGCTGGTCTTCGGCGGGGTGATGGACAAGCTGCCGAACCTCAAGCTCCTGGCGCACCACCTGGGCGCGATGGTGCCGTACTTCGAGGGCCGCGTCGGCCCGGGCTGGGACCAGCTCGGCAAGCGCACCACGGACGAGGATCTGAGCCACGTCCTCGCCGGGCTGAAGCGGCGGCCGCTGGAGTACTTCAAGGACTTCTGGGCGGACAGCGCCGTCTTCGGCTCGCGCGCCGCCACCGTCTGCGGACTGGAGTTCTACGGCGCGGACAAGGTGCTCTTCGCCTCCGACTGCCCCTTCGATCCGGAGCGCGGCCCCGGCTACATCCGCGAGACGATCAAGGTGCTGGAGAGCATCGAGATGTCCGACGCGGACCGGCAGAAGATCAACTACCGCAACGCCGAGGCCTTCTTCGGCCTGACGCCGCGCTGA
- a CDS encoding class II aldolase/adducin family protein → MSQRDELARDLVAASRILANEGVCDAFGHVSARHPDDPARYLLARARSPELVEFEDIEEYALDGTPLSPGARKPFLERSIHGALYEARPDVMSVVHSHSRTVVAYSVVQERLRPVMHSCATIGAEVPVWDSRRRFGDTTLLVCDMPMGRDLAAGLGDGNAVLMRGHGSTTIGRSVREAVYTAVYLEVNASLQERAGRLGEVTFLSPGEVEKINARLLHGLPGEGFGRAWDYWCRRAGVPDRAAP, encoded by the coding sequence ATGTCGCAACGCGATGAACTTGCCCGGGATCTTGTCGCCGCCAGCCGGATCCTGGCGAACGAGGGCGTCTGCGACGCCTTCGGCCATGTCAGCGCCCGGCATCCGGACGACCCCGCCCGCTACCTGCTGGCGCGCGCCCGCTCGCCCGAGCTGGTGGAGTTCGAGGATATCGAGGAGTACGCGCTGGACGGCACGCCGCTGTCGCCCGGCGCGCGCAAGCCCTTCCTGGAGCGCTCCATCCACGGCGCCCTCTACGAGGCGCGGCCGGACGTCATGTCCGTGGTGCACAGCCACAGCCGCACCGTCGTCGCCTACAGCGTCGTGCAGGAGAGGCTGCGGCCCGTCATGCACAGCTGCGCCACCATCGGCGCGGAGGTGCCGGTCTGGGATTCGCGCCGGCGCTTCGGCGACACCACCCTGCTGGTCTGCGACATGCCCATGGGCCGCGACCTCGCCGCCGGGCTGGGCGACGGCAACGCCGTGCTGATGCGCGGCCATGGCTCCACCACCATCGGCCGCTCGGTGCGCGAGGCGGTCTATACCGCCGTCTACCTGGAGGTGAACGCCTCGCTCCAGGAGCGCGCGGGCCGCCTGGGCGAGGTGACCTTCCTCTCCCCCGGCGAGGTGGAGAAGATCAACGCCCGCCTGCTGCACGGCCTGCCCGGCGAGGGCTTCGGGCGTGCCTGGGACTACTGGTGCCGTCGCGCCGGGGTGCCGGACCGCGCCGCGCCCTGA